The genomic DNA AGACTTCATTAGAGGTGTTTTCTACAAGTTTACTCTCGATATCTTTTAAATAATTTTTTAAAAAATTCTGGTCAATTTGTTTTATATAATTATTTAAAATGTCTTTTATCTGGTAATCTATAAATAAGTTCATCTTATTTGCAGTGTTCTCAAAATTAAATAGCTTATCCATGAATATTTTTATCATTTCTTTTCTTAGTGCTATTTCTGATGAATCTATGTAGAAACCTTTTATGTTGTTATACCTGAAACTGAGATCTTTGCTTTTTAGAAAGTCTTTTAATTTTTTTATGTCACTTTTTATTGTGAGCTCACTTACCTGGAATAATGAGGCCAGATTTATGATATTTAGTTTCCGGGATGTATTAAAGAGTATATAAATATAGATATATTCCACTCTTTCTATATCTAAATATTTATAATCCCTGGATTCAATTTTTTTTAAAAAATTACTTAAAGAAAATTTTTCATGCTGATATAGAATCCCCTTGGAGTTTTTATCTATAACAGGGAAATCATATTTTTTCAGATAATAGTTTAGATTTTCTATACTGTATCTTATAGTACGGAGACTCACTCCGAAGTCTTCGGCAAGATATTCCATGTCTATATTATCTGAATTGGTAAGTATATTCAAAATTTCGATTTCCCTCTTAGTAAGAGCCATATTGTCTCACCTCCTTCTTCTGTACTGCAGAGTGTTAAAATCCGACATCGTTAATTAATTAATGAACTGGACACGCTAACCTCTTCAATAGAAATGTACCACGAAAGTATAAATAGGCAAGGCTAATTATTTACCACAATTTATGAAAAATATTATACTTTATTTTAAAAAGTACGAATTATAGGCATTTTGAATGTTTTTCAAAAAGTTAATTTATTTTATTTTTTGCTCTTTTAATGGTTATTTTAGACCAGTGATAAGAATATTGCTTTTATTGACTTTAAAACTTTAAAATTTTTAATAAAAAAAGTTAGCAAAAATGATAAAACAAAAAAATTTTATTATGAAGATCAGTAAAACAGGGATAGAGAAATTAAAAGTCAAAAACTATACTGGCATAAAATTTTGCAAAATTCTTGACCAAAAGAAAAAATGTACTATAATAGAAATGAGCAAAAAAGAGTAATTTCGATCAAAATCAGGCAACAAAAGGAGGGATTTACAGAATGAAAGAAAAAAGAATAGACAGAATACTTCAGATGATAAAACTAAATAATGCAGTGGGTACAGGAGAACTTGCCAAGACATTAAATGTAGCGGAAAGTACAGTAAGGCGGGATCTTAACCAGCTTGAAAAAATAGGGCTGTTAAAAAAAGTCCATGGCGGAGCAGTAAAGCTTGAGAATCAGGTTATATTTGAAATGTCCTATTCAGAAAGAGAAGAGCTTAACTTAAAGCTGAAAGAACAGGTTGCCAAAAAAGCAGCAGGATACATAAATGACAATGATACAATTTTCATCGGACCGGGAACTACAACAGAGATGGTTCTAAAATATATAAAAACTAAAAATAATACAATTATCACCAATTCATTAAGTGCTTTTTCAAAATATTCCTCACTTCCGTATAAACTGATAATTGCTCCCGGTTATCTAAGAACAGAAACCAGTG from Sebaldella termitidis ATCC 33386 includes the following:
- a CDS encoding DeoR/GlpR family DNA-binding transcription regulator, which gives rise to MKEKRIDRILQMIKLNNAVGTGELAKTLNVAESTVRRDLNQLEKIGLLKKVHGGAVKLENQVIFEMSYSEREELNLKLKEQVAKKAAGYINDNDTIFIGPGTTTEMVLKYIKTKNNTIITNSLSAFSKYSSLPYKLIIAPGYLRTETSAVIGTFTNNFLKKINVDIAFSGANCINDSQLMSSNEEEGTAQEIILNNAKKRFLLVDSTKFETKSFFTFYSAENLDAIITDNEINSKIKNKYKKFCKVL